In Biomphalaria glabrata chromosome 16, xgBioGlab47.1, whole genome shotgun sequence, the sequence AGACTAGTCTACAGTAGACTCAAAAATCACTCTTCACTCTACTAGACAAGACATAAATgataagattctagatctagatctagatttagtccctagaatactagattctagatcattaATATCATTATAGATACTGATCATAGTGACACTGAGTGACAGTCTTAGAGTTTAGAGTATTACTAGTATTAGACTTTAGACTCTTACTTAGACTACTCTAGTCACAATCTATTGAGTCTAAAGAAGTCTAGTGTCTCAGTAGTAAGTATGACAGTCACAGTAACAGTAGTGAGTAGATCATTCTAGATCAACTAGAGCCTACTAGAGGAGATGAGTAGTGTCTGActggttaataataataatttattaaattagtattattagAGTCTACTGGTCTGATACTAGATCTGACCATCacatattactagatctatctctctTAACACATTCtcatataattttttcaaaacctACAACGCTATCATTTGTCTAGGTCTAATTGCAGAACAACATTCAACTTACTAAAGCCATTGCTGTGCTAGAGTTGACGTTGACGGAAGAAAAAGACTAATCTTATTGCCACGTATCCGGTGGTTCATTTCCGGTTAAATAAGTAGatctcacagacctatatttcTTAGATAGGTCTATATCTAAGAATAATTTGTGTATATCAGTGATTTTCGTTCAATAATATTATCTTGTTTATCACAGACATTAAAAAatgcctatttaaaaaaaaaaaaaaaagaagataatttcgTCCTACGCAATGCATTTAGGTCAATTACAAATAATGTTGATCTAAATTTGAGTACAGTTAAGAAAAGTTGaccaaaatatgtagatctacatgtccCCTTTCACAATCATCTACTATTgcttggggcaccacacatgacaTGATCGATCGACTGCctttttccattcttctctcagactgtttttttttttttttgacaggcccgtctattctttctttctttcctctcgTTTTCGCTGTCTACCTCTTCTTCTTTGCCTGGCACTGTTCCCCTGAGATCTTTGCAAGACTTGAGAATTATGTGATTACATATATGGCATAAAGTtccagtttgtgttttttgacaATGGTTAATTAGCATCATCttggcagggccggtcttaggcataGGTATAAGCTAGACAGCCGCATTGAGCCTCCGATTGGTGGTGGCCTCGCACAGGACCatatcatggaatccccatatcgATGAGgctattaaaagaaatttctacaaatcaaataaaaacaaaattatttaaccttggtatATGCATCTTAATTCTGCTTGGGACCTCTCAAGAAAACAtcaagaaactggaacaaacacaaaatagagcagtgagattcataactaacgaatattcacatttgactagagtaacacctttagtaaaatcactaaatttagaaagccttcaggagagaagactcaaaagtaaagtagcaattatacataaaacactgaaccataatcttcaataaaaaaaaacaactaataaaatagtcagaaagacacaaagataattaGGCACAttacttgttccatatgctatgacaaatttgtacaaatgatccttcttccctagtgctattagagcatggaatgggttgcctatcGCTATATATGTCTAATAGCCTAGCTGCGTCTCTACTATGATTCAAGGTTTATTTgggaatgtttagatctactagttagACTACaaatgttagaagacctttgtttagatctactttttaGACTACaaatgttagaagacctttgtttcttccttttggtaAAATGgcgaaacgttatttctagtttGGTGATCATGAATCGTACATGAAGCATATAGGCGTTAaatgaatttaacttatttgttaatttagatatagatacaggacGGTTTATAATTCATTGCGTATTACTTGGtcttaattgtttattttgggtCCAGTACCCTATTCACTTCGTCTAGGGTCTTCCTCTTCGCTTtgcttagggcctccaattacctaaggccggtCCTGACAGTGGTACCCAATAGCCGTTGTGATCCTCTTTCTTCGTTTGTTATGCGATGTTTGTACATGTTAGTTTTGACAAACTGCCTTTCTTTGGCAGGGTTTTGATCAGTGACTGGGTCCCGGGCTTAGAATATTCTCCTGACTGCCAAATCTTGTTGCCAAGCGTAAAAAGTGCGTTTACCATTGTTTCTCCTCCAGCTCGTAGAAGTTCAtcaggaatgttgtcaactccggGTAATTTAGAATATCTACATATCTTTGACAACAGCCGGAGATATAGATGCAGATATTCAACAGTCTGCAGTCTATAGTTAATTCTACGACTGAAAGAGGCAAACAATATTTCAAACTAATTCAACTATGTATTTAAcgttataatcatttttttaaactgacaaTCTATTGAGTAAAAATCACTGGCTCGAATTTTGCAGGTCACTATCTCctgccgtcctgcgggaggtttggactaggatgtaattatcttcaaatccaaaggaacacccgaaacgtgcaaagcaaataataataataataataaggctagtcttcgattccgaagattagtgagaaatgcaatatttcccgtggctgcgcagccccagcggtgacctacatattttgccacatccggggcaaacataaccattgtcgcaggtggtcgatttagattttcttttcgccgactgcgtttgtcctcggccgcggattttcttttggtctcaaatgtgtatcccgcggccttcgtgagtgacctccagctgtctcgttttgaggccgcatgcaaccaggtgctttcttctttgtcagccaaggaaagttgacgcctaagttggtctttgaagcgtttcgtgggacgcctctgttacgtcaaccaccttttagctcaccaaaaaaagactgcctttggcatacgttcgtctcccatacgggatacgtgccctgcccagcgtaactgtcggaccataagaagttccTCTATACCAGGgattctcagcctgtgggtcgcgacccccttggggatcGATtcacgatttgccaggggtcgccaaagaccatcgaaaaaatgaatagttttgtctattcttctattgctgtgtgtctgagcgggtgggggggggggtcgcggcagagtgtgggattgtaaagaggggtcgccgagcttaaaaggttgagaaccgctgctctatactgtccataccggcgttagcaaggacatcgctgtttgtagtgaggtcttgccaccgtatgtccatgatggagcgcaagcatctttggtgatgCAAATAGAGCACGAGCAATATCTCACTAAATACCAGTGGTCTCACCATGGTCTCACTAAATACAAGTGGTCTCACCATGGTCTCACTAAATACCAGTGGTCTCACCATGGTCTCACTAAATACCAGTGGTCTCACCATGGTCTCACTAAATACAAGTGGTCTCACCATGGTCTCACTAAATACCAGTGGTCTCACCATGGTCTCACTAAATACAAGTGGTCTCATCATGGTCTCACTAAATACAAGTGGTCTCACCATGGTCTCACTAAATACCAGTGGTCTCACCATGGTCTCACTAAATACCAGTGGTCTCACCATGGTCTCACTAAATACAAGTGGTCTCACCATGGTCTCACTAAATACAAGTGGTCTCACCATGGTCTCACTAAATACAAGTGGTCTCACCATGGTCTCACTAAGGCAAAGCAACAGCATTATCTCACTAAATCAAAGTAACTACATGATTGCTTTATTAACTCTTCATTGCATTAAAGTTTTCAGACATTTAAAATACTACTTCTTATTAGTTATTCTCAGTTCTCTCTTTAATCTGCTTTGTGGCTTTTATTTCCACATCTTTcgattcatttcttttttttttcccgataCGCTTTTACATTTACTTTCAAAGCAATCAAGTGCATTCAAACTTGTAAAATTCTTTTTATCTTCCAGCATTTCAAACAGATATTGAAATTTACTCACCGTGAGAGGTCTATTACTCTAgggcagtgattcccaaagtggtctgtATAGACCCCCAAGGGTCTTCGAAAGtggaaaaataaattgggggtctatggccTGTTAATGAGGGTCTACGAAGGCGGATCTCATTGAAGCATGACCATTCATGAAATTCACTCGTTCAcacatgatttgtaccttagttaatcctttgaatttcAACCCTGATagtggaatgattttttttaatttaaagattttaacgtattattttaaataccttaATTGTGACTATATgaaagtaataatttacatggccgagtctataaaataaaatattgaccgtaaattgttggttattaaaaatttggcttcattctttctttgttgaacaactattgcatttgttctttatttttatgtaacaaagtttgaagctatgtcgctatgaaaccatCGAAGCTGGAACATCCAGAAAActcaacatgaaataaaatagattaagatttgaaatacttttgaaaacttttaaattcagaATTAAGCCACAGTAGAAAAATGTTGATTAGACATCATAAGAGAGAataggtttgtgagcgtcttacaatatatttactgaggcttatatcaaactctaaaaaactgcacactataagcaaaatattgactttgccaaccattgaagaggttttacaatctgttttacacaatcctatatctgatatcattaaaaattcctcgaagcaacaatacagttcaaaggtgTGATGGTGAAATGAGTTTTGAACAATGAATGGTTATCGTGTTATTacgatttacttttttaaaaagctggacTAGTTAAACTTTGCCTGATAATGTAgtggtattattatatttttgttatgaatcaagaaattcataaagaattgctttttgcctgaaattttgatcaattgctccttcacactgaagtatgaTAGTTTTCGAAAGGCTTatctttgacactatttttttctgagttcttggttgctaagatcctattttaaaacacagaaattaAACGGGAATCGGACATAGTCTATTTCACaaacttgtttcataaattgaATGAGGTTAACAATGTGATAACCTAAATTTGATCAACACGAAGGCATAATCTCAGTGTTTCatttgaggattaaattaaTGAAGCATACAATGACAATGATAAATTTTCTTACTTTCCAAATTTAAATCAGTCAGACATCATCTAATCGAGAAGATAGAATGTTAACCCGAACACAATTGAAGCCCAAGATtgatattttattatcaaagctgCCCACCAATaggtgattttttgtttttgttggttAATTACTTCttgtaatgcatattaaattttattttgctttattttgctttgaatgtcatcaataaatatatatcgcaTTGTAATCAGTGAGAAAAGCACATctgaagttaatgaattttcaaaaaaaatgctggggggtctaccgaaaacttaaaaacatggcaaggggtctacgagacaaa encodes:
- the LOC129923302 gene encoding uncharacterized protein LOC129923302, producing MQIEHEQYLTKYQWSHHGLTKYKWSHHGLTKYQWSHHGLTKYQWSHHGLTKYKWSHHGLTKYQWSHHGLTKYKWSHHGLTKYKWSHHGLTKYQWSHHGLTKYQWSHHGLTKYKWSHHGLTKYKWSHHGLTKYKWSHHGLTKAKQQHYLTKSK